A stretch of Candidatus Vicinibacter affinis DNA encodes these proteins:
- a CDS encoding hypoxanthine phosphoribosyltransferase has protein sequence MKEINKMNFELLLSKEEINQRVSELAKEIDHFYLLHNTKPLPIIIMDGAFIFAADLLRQMNLDLNPAFTKITSYSGIQQEKVIQFKESDYSYLKNKSVLIIEDILDSGNTMHAFVENLNKFGIHEIKICSLLVKPEILRKDVKADWLGFEISPSFVIGYGMDYDGYGRGLPDIYQLKLN, from the coding sequence ATGAAGGAGATCAATAAAATGAATTTTGAATTGTTATTATCCAAAGAAGAAATTAACCAAAGGGTAAGCGAGCTCGCTAAAGAAATTGATCATTTCTATTTACTTCATAATACAAAACCATTACCCATAATCATTATGGATGGAGCCTTCATCTTTGCCGCTGATTTATTAAGACAGATGAATTTGGACCTGAATCCGGCCTTCACAAAAATTACTTCTTATTCAGGAATTCAACAAGAAAAAGTGATTCAATTTAAAGAATCGGATTATAGTTACTTGAAAAATAAATCTGTTTTGATTATTGAAGACATACTCGACAGCGGAAATACGATGCATGCATTTGTAGAAAATTTAAATAAATTTGGCATTCATGAAATAAAAATATGTTCCCTATTGGTCAAACCTGAAATACTTAGAAAGGATGTGAAAGCCGATTGGCTTGGATTTGAAATTTCCCCATCATTTGTAATTGGATATGGAATGGACTATGATGGTTATGGAAGAGGATTGCCAGATATTTATCAATTAAAATTAAACTAA
- a CDS encoding MGMT family protein has protein sequence MLNFQLFNDLKFIETIQYESGLCKYGPLSIAYIRDGLINCHFMAKDPFLGQLKNEFPNIHLTATNTSYFTSVLQFIEGTAETSLNLIIRGTPFQLDIWKNIVNIKKGHTISYKKLAERSGYPNAIRAVGAAVGANSFAFLIPCHRILYSNGKTGHYRWGNGLKIKILEDEIPGLKLQYSKTLFDEGDQ, from the coding sequence ATGCTAAACTTTCAGTTATTTAATGATTTAAAATTTATCGAAACCATTCAATATGAATCAGGACTATGTAAATATGGCCCATTGAGCATAGCCTACATCAGAGATGGTTTGATAAATTGTCATTTCATGGCTAAAGATCCTTTCTTAGGTCAACTGAAAAATGAATTTCCAAATATTCATTTAACAGCAACAAATACATCTTATTTCACCAGCGTATTACAATTTATAGAAGGTACAGCTGAAACTTCTTTAAATTTAATTATCAGAGGCACCCCATTTCAATTGGATATATGGAAAAATATTGTAAACATTAAGAAAGGTCACACAATAAGTTATAAAAAATTAGCTGAACGATCCGGCTACCCAAATGCCATTCGGGCAGTTGGTGCCGCAGTAGGCGCAAATTCATTTGCATTTCTCATACCTTGTCACCGAATTCTCTATTCAAATGGAAAGACAGGTCATTATCGGTGGGGTAATGGTTTGAAAATAAAAATTTTAGAAGATGAAATTCCTGGTTTGAAATTACAATACTCTAAAACACTTTTTGATGAAGGAGATCAATAA
- the uvrA gene encoding excinuclease ABC subunit UvrA: MKQQVESEFIEVFGAKEHNLKDVSVKIPRNEMVVITGISGSGKSSLAFDTIYAEGQRRYMETFSHYARQFIGSIERPDVEKIDGLSPVISIEQKTTGWNPRSTVGTTTEIYDLLRLLYARAADAYSHATGKKMVRYTEDQMISYIFEKFDQKHITILAPLVRARKGHYRELFDQVRKQGFNKMRVDGQVIDLKPGLQLDRFKTHDIEVVIDRIQVVKEREERLNYSLSTALKMGNDVVFIQDQENAELLPFSKRLMDPVTGLSYDEPSPNTFSFNSPYGACPECKGLGQIHEADLDQIIPDDSKSISELGIVPLGEVRDTLTYKQLKQIADRYKFNYQTPIKKIPKKALDTILHGGDDSFPAPPGSTWFEGTYHLAYEGLCNMLKRWYKDTSSEKIRQFAEDFMSIQDCPACGGTRLKKDSLFFKLDEKNIAEVSKLDISDLITWFSGLDERLTERQRLISKDIIKEIKIRLDFLLYVGLDYLSLDRPTMSLSGGESQRTRLATQIGSQLTGITYILDEPSIGLHQRDNHRLIKSLRELTQIGNTVIVVEHDKDIMMACDYIIDLGPGAGKHGGDIVAQGIPSQFIKNQHSLTAKYLSGNESIEIPDQRRKGNGHFLSLIGAKGHNLKNLSLKFPLGCFICVTGVSGSGKSSLINETLYPILREHFYNSLQRPLQFDKIEGLEYLDKVVEVDQNPIGRTPRSNPATYTGVFTEIRNLFSNHPESKIRGYKPGRFSFNVSGGRCEVCEGGGMRIIEMNFLPDVQVHCESCNGKRYNRETLEVLYKGKSIGDVLDMTVEEATEFFEHLPAIFRKLKTLRDVGLDYITLGQQATTLSGGEAQRVKLAEELSKRDTGKTLYILDEPTTGLHFEDIKHLLNVLQKLVDRGNTVMVIEHNLDVIKVADVVLDLGPEGGKHGGKVVAYGSPEQVAKVKDSFTGQYLADELNQNRKATPK, encoded by the coding sequence ATGAAGCAACAAGTAGAGTCAGAATTTATTGAGGTTTTTGGGGCAAAGGAGCACAATTTGAAAGATGTGTCCGTCAAAATTCCCAGGAATGAAATGGTGGTTATCACCGGAATTTCAGGAAGTGGAAAATCTTCTTTGGCCTTTGACACCATTTATGCGGAAGGTCAGCGTCGATACATGGAGACTTTTTCCCATTATGCCAGACAATTTATTGGATCCATTGAAAGACCGGATGTGGAAAAAATTGATGGGTTAAGCCCCGTTATTTCCATAGAACAAAAGACTACCGGTTGGAATCCCAGGTCAACAGTGGGCACTACTACCGAAATATACGATTTGTTAAGGTTGTTGTATGCAAGGGCCGCGGATGCTTATTCCCACGCAACCGGTAAAAAGATGGTGCGCTATACAGAGGATCAAATGATTTCATACATCTTTGAAAAATTTGACCAAAAGCATATTACAATTCTCGCACCCTTAGTCAGAGCAAGAAAAGGCCATTATCGAGAACTTTTTGATCAAGTACGAAAGCAAGGTTTTAACAAAATGAGGGTTGATGGACAGGTTATTGACCTTAAGCCTGGACTTCAGCTAGACAGATTTAAAACACATGATATTGAAGTTGTCATTGATCGCATTCAAGTAGTAAAGGAAAGAGAAGAAAGACTTAACTATAGTCTATCTACTGCTTTGAAAATGGGAAATGACGTGGTTTTTATCCAGGATCAGGAAAATGCAGAGTTGCTTCCATTCAGTAAAAGGTTAATGGATCCAGTAACCGGACTATCTTATGATGAGCCATCTCCAAATACTTTTTCTTTTAATTCGCCCTATGGAGCTTGTCCGGAATGTAAAGGTCTGGGTCAAATTCATGAGGCAGATTTAGATCAGATCATTCCCGATGACTCAAAATCTATTTCCGAATTAGGTATTGTTCCACTTGGCGAAGTACGTGATACACTCACTTACAAACAACTCAAGCAAATAGCCGATCGTTATAAATTCAATTATCAAACACCAATTAAAAAAATTCCAAAGAAAGCTTTGGATACCATATTACATGGTGGAGATGACAGTTTTCCCGCCCCACCAGGTTCCACCTGGTTTGAAGGGACTTATCATCTGGCTTATGAAGGTTTGTGTAATATGTTGAAGAGATGGTACAAGGATACCAGTTCTGAGAAAATCAGACAATTTGCTGAAGATTTTATGTCCATCCAGGACTGCCCGGCATGTGGAGGCACCAGACTAAAGAAAGATTCTTTGTTTTTTAAACTAGATGAAAAAAATATTGCCGAGGTGTCCAAATTGGATATTTCAGATCTTATAACCTGGTTTAGTGGACTGGATGAGAGATTGACGGAAAGACAAAGGCTTATTAGTAAGGACATCATTAAGGAAATTAAAATTCGCCTGGATTTTTTACTTTACGTAGGACTGGATTATCTATCCCTTGATCGTCCTACCATGAGTCTGTCCGGTGGTGAATCCCAAAGAACAAGATTGGCAACTCAAATCGGATCCCAGCTCACAGGGATAACATACATTTTGGACGAACCTTCAATTGGACTGCACCAGAGAGACAACCACAGGTTAATTAAATCACTTCGAGAACTAACTCAAATAGGGAATACCGTCATCGTTGTAGAGCATGATAAGGATATTATGATGGCCTGTGATTATATCATTGACTTGGGCCCAGGTGCCGGAAAGCACGGAGGCGATATCGTTGCTCAAGGCATTCCTTCCCAATTCATAAAAAATCAACATTCCTTAACAGCAAAGTATCTTTCGGGAAATGAATCAATTGAAATCCCTGATCAAAGAAGGAAAGGGAATGGCCATTTTTTAAGTTTGATTGGAGCTAAAGGTCACAATTTAAAAAACTTAAGTTTAAAATTTCCATTGGGATGTTTCATTTGTGTAACTGGTGTTTCCGGTAGTGGAAAATCAAGTCTGATCAATGAAACCTTGTATCCGATTTTAAGAGAGCATTTTTATAACAGCCTTCAAAGACCCCTGCAATTTGATAAAATTGAAGGCCTGGAGTACTTAGATAAAGTGGTCGAGGTGGACCAAAACCCTATTGGTAGAACGCCTAGGTCAAATCCAGCAACCTATACGGGAGTTTTTACAGAGATTAGGAACCTGTTTTCCAATCATCCTGAATCAAAAATTCGCGGTTACAAACCAGGCAGGTTCTCTTTTAATGTGTCCGGTGGAAGATGTGAAGTTTGTGAAGGTGGGGGAATGAGAATCATTGAAATGAATTTCCTGCCGGATGTCCAGGTTCATTGTGAAAGTTGTAATGGAAAACGCTATAATAGAGAGACTCTGGAAGTGCTGTATAAAGGAAAATCCATTGGAGATGTTTTGGACATGACTGTAGAGGAAGCCACCGAATTTTTCGAGCATTTGCCCGCCATCTTTAGAAAATTAAAAACTTTACGAGACGTAGGTCTGGATTATATTACTCTGGGGCAGCAGGCTACCACTTTATCAGGTGGGGAGGCTCAGCGTGTTAAATTGGCGGAAGAACTTTCTAAAAGAGATACCGGAAAGACCTTGTATATTTTAGATGAACCAACTACTGGCCTGCATTTTGAAGACATCAAGCATTTACTAAATGTATTACAAAAACTTGTTGACAGAGGGAATACTGTGATGGTAATTGAACACAATCTGGATGTTATCAAGGTAGCTGATGTCGTACTTGATTTGGGACCGGAGGGTGGGAAACACGGGGGAAAAGTTGTTGCCTATGGATCTCCGGAACAGGTAGCCAAAGTAAAAGATTCTTTTACAGGACAGTATTTAGCTGATGAACTAAATCAAAATAGAAAAGCCACTCCAAAGTAG
- a CDS encoding OmpA family protein, with translation MNLIESLKAHLTPNLITGVSEYLGESELAVKKGFDAAIPTILGGILHASSNKSTMDQIWDLINQMDNEPSSLENLFELNASESFGNSLLEILTGQKDQAVTAALASFADFKSEASSAKILTLVASFVLNYLKKKVLSEDYGISGLTTWLGGHKNEIQTSVPSSIFSILNLGNPGEMVEVIKSSQPQEFIQTGNNWIMWLIGLLALLSFLWLVMKGCNKNERADKVGSTVMTVDSTSMKTAELNKNASSQISGIDSIIQAKWALLGNMTKLSLPGGVEINFPENGVEGRLVNFIKDKNKKIDKTTWFDFDRILFESGSSNLNPASINQINNITSILKTFPDVQVKVGGYTDNVGDPIANKKLSQNRAESVTSALVANGIEAKRMEAEGYGQEHPVADNNTETGRDLNRRVSLRVTKK, from the coding sequence ATGAACTTAATCGAATCGCTCAAAGCTCACTTAACTCCTAACCTAATCACCGGAGTTTCTGAATATTTAGGGGAGTCAGAACTAGCCGTTAAAAAGGGTTTTGATGCCGCAATTCCGACCATCTTAGGCGGAATACTTCATGCCTCCTCAAACAAAAGTACCATGGATCAGATCTGGGATTTGATCAACCAAATGGACAACGAACCTTCCTCCTTAGAAAATTTATTTGAATTGAATGCGTCGGAATCGTTTGGAAATAGCTTACTGGAAATTCTGACTGGTCAAAAAGATCAAGCAGTAACAGCTGCTCTTGCCAGTTTTGCTGATTTCAAGAGTGAAGCCTCTTCTGCAAAAATTTTGACTTTGGTAGCGTCGTTTGTTCTAAACTATTTAAAAAAGAAAGTTCTCTCAGAGGATTATGGTATAAGTGGATTGACAACCTGGTTAGGTGGACATAAAAATGAAATCCAAACTTCAGTCCCTTCATCCATATTTTCAATATTGAACCTTGGAAACCCCGGGGAAATGGTAGAAGTTATAAAATCTTCTCAACCTCAAGAATTTATCCAAACGGGTAATAATTGGATCATGTGGTTAATTGGTTTGCTCGCACTTTTGTCCTTTCTTTGGTTAGTTATGAAGGGTTGTAATAAAAATGAAAGGGCTGATAAAGTAGGGAGTACTGTTATGACGGTTGATTCAACATCAATGAAGACTGCTGAATTGAATAAAAATGCTTCTTCACAAATATCAGGGATTGATTCCATTATTCAGGCAAAATGGGCTTTATTAGGAAACATGACCAAGCTTTCCTTACCTGGAGGAGTAGAGATAAATTTCCCTGAAAATGGAGTGGAAGGTCGTTTAGTTAACTTTATTAAAGATAAAAACAAGAAAATTGATAAAACAACGTGGTTTGATTTTGACAGAATCCTTTTTGAATCTGGTTCAAGTAATCTTAACCCCGCCTCTATTAATCAAATCAATAACATAACTTCCATTTTGAAAACATTTCCTGATGTTCAAGTAAAAGTGGGTGGATACACTGACAATGTCGGAGACCCAATTGCAAATAAAAAACTTTCCCAAAATAGGGCAGAATCAGTAACGTCCGCTCTTGTTGCAAATGGAATCGAAGCTAAAAGAATGGAAGCAGAAGGTTATGGCCAGGAACACCCCGTAGCGGATAATAATACAGAAACCGGAAGAGATTTAAATCGCAGAGTGTCTTTGCGCGTAACAAAAAAATAA
- a CDS encoding putative metal-dependent hydrolase — MNLEKLKYPIGKWSAPEVVDLDLIKKWIGDIAMLPSNLSDILNRIEPIDYELTYRPGSWTVRQLLHHIADSHINAYIRHKLAVSEQTPTINPYNEVLWAEMADVKEVDIKVSLNLLEAIHQRWTVFLNSLHQADLEKSFYHPGHKRFITISESIGMYSWHGKHHLSHIKLALDKPNIS; from the coding sequence ATGAATTTAGAAAAATTAAAGTATCCAATAGGTAAGTGGTCGGCTCCGGAAGTCGTTGACCTGGACTTAATAAAGAAATGGATCGGGGATATTGCCATGTTACCTTCTAATCTTTCGGACATATTAAATCGCATTGAGCCTATTGATTATGAACTAACTTACAGGCCGGGTAGTTGGACTGTCCGTCAATTGCTTCACCACATCGCCGACAGCCACATTAATGCGTACATTCGTCATAAGCTGGCAGTATCTGAGCAAACACCAACCATTAATCCATACAATGAGGTGCTGTGGGCAGAAATGGCAGATGTGAAAGAGGTGGACATCAAAGTATCCTTGAACCTACTGGAAGCAATTCATCAAAGGTGGACAGTGTTTTTGAACAGTTTACACCAAGCTGATTTGGAAAAGTCGTTTTATCACCCTGGGCATAAAAGATTTATCACTATAAGTGAGTCCATAGGAATGTATAGCTGGCATGGCAAACACCATCTTTCACACATCAAGTTGGCTCTTGACAAACCAAATATTAGTTAA
- a CDS encoding succinate dehydrogenase/fumarate reductase iron-sulfur subunit yields the protein MKLNLKIWRQKSPDQKGGFEKYSVEANEHMSFLEMLDVLNQDLIDEKKEPVAFDHDCREGICGACSMVINGRPHGPNPGTTTCQLHMRFFKEGDTVVVEPFRARSFPVLKDLVVDRGAFDRIIQAGGYISVNTGQAMDGNSIPIEKDLASKAFDAAACIGCGACVAACPNGSAMLFTAAKVSHLGLLPQGEVENSRRVLNMIKQMDEEGFGLCSNVGACEAECPKEISIENIARMNRYYTSAVLTSDFKD from the coding sequence ATGAAGCTGAATCTTAAAATATGGAGACAAAAATCACCTGATCAAAAAGGTGGTTTTGAAAAGTATTCTGTTGAAGCCAATGAGCACATGTCATTTCTTGAAATGCTAGATGTTCTGAATCAAGACTTAATAGATGAAAAGAAAGAACCGGTGGCATTTGATCATGATTGTAGGGAGGGGATTTGTGGAGCTTGCAGCATGGTCATTAATGGAAGGCCTCATGGCCCAAATCCCGGAACCACCACTTGTCAGCTCCACATGAGATTTTTTAAAGAAGGTGATACCGTAGTCGTTGAACCTTTTCGAGCCAGATCGTTCCCTGTCCTTAAAGATCTGGTGGTGGATAGAGGAGCCTTTGATAGAATAATTCAGGCAGGTGGATACATATCTGTCAACACAGGTCAAGCGATGGATGGAAATTCCATCCCAATTGAAAAAGACCTGGCATCGAAGGCATTTGATGCTGCTGCTTGCATAGGCTGTGGAGCTTGTGTCGCGGCCTGTCCCAATGGGTCTGCCATGCTCTTCACTGCTGCCAAAGTTTCTCATCTGGGATTACTGCCCCAGGGTGAAGTGGAAAACTCAAGGAGAGTCTTGAATATGATTAAACAAATGGATGAAGAAGGTTTTGGGTTGTGCTCCAATGTCGGTGCATGCGAAGCAGAATGTCCAAAAGAAATCTCCATTGAAAACATTGCAAGAATGAACCGATACTATACCTCTGCTGTGTTGACTTCGGATTTCAAAGATTAA
- the queG gene encoding tRNA epoxyqueuosine(34) reductase QueG, translating to MKVSNSLIYEKVTQLGFDQIGIVKAQKLDKEAKQLEEWLNKNYNGEMHYMERYFDLRTDPTLLLPGCKSIIVLSLNYDQPKVKFKPNSPKISKYAVGKDYHKVIKDKSKQLIAYMRNLYGDIQIRGFVDSGPVMERSWAEKAGIGWNGKNTLNIHPKRGSYYFLCCILTDLEFEYTQSIKDHCGTCKRCIEACPTSAIHQDGYLLDAAKCISYLTIELKTKIPEEFRPKMETWAFGCDICQEVCPWNRFSKPTRVEEFAPNPDLINLSMSDWLEISDETWNKVSVDSPIKRAGKENFQRNIRFIV from the coding sequence GTGAAAGTAAGCAATTCTTTAATATATGAAAAAGTTACCCAATTAGGTTTTGACCAAATTGGTATTGTAAAGGCACAAAAACTGGATAAGGAGGCAAAACAACTTGAAGAGTGGTTGAATAAAAATTACAATGGTGAAATGCACTATATGGAACGATATTTTGATTTGCGCACCGACCCAACCTTGCTCTTACCCGGGTGTAAATCTATTATAGTATTAAGTCTAAATTATGACCAACCTAAGGTAAAGTTTAAACCAAATAGTCCTAAAATTTCAAAATATGCAGTAGGTAAGGATTACCATAAGGTTATAAAAGATAAATCCAAACAACTCATTGCATATATGAGGAATTTATATGGAGACATTCAAATCAGGGGATTTGTCGATTCAGGTCCGGTAATGGAAAGAAGTTGGGCGGAAAAAGCAGGAATTGGATGGAATGGTAAAAATACCCTTAACATTCATCCTAAAAGGGGTTCCTATTATTTTTTATGCTGCATACTTACGGACCTTGAATTTGAATATACACAATCTATTAAGGATCATTGCGGGACTTGCAAAAGATGTATCGAAGCTTGTCCGACAAGCGCCATACATCAGGATGGTTATTTGTTGGATGCCGCTAAGTGCATTTCTTATCTTACCATAGAGTTAAAAACAAAAATACCAGAAGAATTCAGACCCAAGATGGAGACTTGGGCATTCGGATGCGACATTTGTCAGGAAGTATGTCCCTGGAACCGTTTTTCTAAACCAACAAGAGTGGAAGAGTTTGCTCCTAATCCAGATTTAATAAATCTCAGTATGTCAGATTGGCTGGAAATTTCGGACGAAACTTGGAACAAAGTGTCCGTTGATTCACCAATTAAGAGAGCTGGAAAGGAAAATTTTCAAAGGAATATTCGGTTTATTGTCTAA
- a CDS encoding outer membrane beta-barrel protein — protein MKTVFLSLFLGIQMMLNAQVTPPPAPPSPPSPPEPPSMEKKENGDTVKIKLGDRDIFIIERKSEDKKSKKEDDDKSIDRKHSNKENINPEKKHKKSKGADVDFLDIDLGLNLLQSNKVNNEVLVNDLENKPFSSWSWTLNFLPTKIYLGSKNVQLMTSLGWRIGELTFKEKLSFEPNQTLVYTKDDKVKVSSMDFQHLQIPLMLYFQSNKIKGLGRIGIGVGGYGGVLVHQESEVRREDVRRKIETEEDFGFNTYRYGLSSRIDIGALKFYANYDLSPTWEKNDFRTLECGIWLDF, from the coding sequence ATGAAAACTGTTTTTTTATCTCTATTTCTAGGTATCCAAATGATGCTCAATGCTCAAGTAACTCCCCCTCCTGCTCCCCCTTCTCCACCTTCACCACCTGAACCACCTTCAATGGAAAAAAAAGAAAATGGCGACACAGTCAAAATAAAACTTGGTGACCGCGACATCTTTATCATTGAACGTAAAAGTGAAGATAAGAAGTCAAAAAAGGAGGATGATGACAAAAGCATAGATCGCAAACATTCAAATAAAGAAAATATCAATCCAGAAAAGAAACATAAGAAATCAAAGGGTGCAGATGTTGATTTTCTTGACATTGACTTAGGATTAAATCTACTACAAAGTAATAAGGTCAATAATGAAGTTTTGGTCAATGATCTTGAAAATAAACCTTTTAGCTCATGGTCATGGACTTTAAACTTTCTCCCAACTAAAATTTATTTGGGTAGCAAGAATGTACAACTCATGACTTCATTAGGTTGGAGAATTGGTGAATTAACTTTTAAGGAAAAACTAAGTTTTGAACCAAATCAAACCCTGGTGTATACTAAGGACGATAAAGTTAAAGTCTCAAGTATGGACTTTCAACATCTTCAAATACCCCTGATGTTATATTTCCAAAGCAATAAAATTAAAGGCTTGGGAAGAATTGGGATTGGCGTTGGTGGTTATGGAGGCGTATTGGTACACCAGGAATCAGAAGTGCGCAGAGAAGATGTCCGGAGAAAAATTGAAACTGAAGAAGATTTTGGATTTAACACTTACCGCTATGGTCTCAGCAGTAGGATAGACATTGGTGCCTTGAAATTCTATGCTAATTATGACCTTAGTCCAACCTGGGAAAAAAATGATTTTAGAACGCTGGAATGTGGAATCTGGTTAGATTTCTAA
- a CDS encoding RNA polymerase sigma factor, with amino-acid sequence MESLVERVKRADQRACRELYDQFSKPMYNLCLRMMNHEHDALDVLQEAFVKIFQNIGQLDQEGLLPAWIKRICVNTCLQSIEKKKKLRFEDIENTPVLINMNDEENLVNEEEFENNLNKIMSSLSLLPEKYRIVFTMYAIEDFSHEEISQMLGIANATSRSQYLRAKQKLVEILKKNENYERSTQRIYTTA; translated from the coding sequence ATGGAGTCCCTTGTAGAAAGAGTAAAAAGAGCCGACCAAAGAGCGTGCAGGGAACTGTATGATCAATTCAGTAAACCCATGTACAACCTCTGTCTGAGGATGATGAATCATGAGCACGATGCTCTGGATGTCTTGCAGGAAGCTTTTGTCAAGATTTTCCAGAACATAGGTCAATTGGATCAGGAAGGATTATTGCCGGCATGGATTAAAAGAATTTGTGTGAACACATGCCTTCAATCAATTGAAAAAAAGAAAAAATTGAGATTTGAAGACATAGAAAATACGCCTGTCCTTATAAACATGAATGATGAAGAAAATTTGGTAAATGAGGAGGAGTTTGAAAATAATCTTAATAAAATAATGTCATCTCTTAGTCTGCTGCCGGAAAAATACAGAATTGTTTTTACGATGTATGCCATAGAAGATTTTTCCCACGAAGAAATAAGCCAGATGCTGGGGATAGCAAATGCAACATCAAGAAGTCAATATTTAAGGGCCAAACAAAAGTTGGTTGAAATTTTAAAAAAAAATGAAAATTATGAAAGATCGACTCAAAGAATATATACAACTGCATAA
- a CDS encoding M48 family metallopeptidase has translation MLKLKPFKEIQKIKFLDFELPLEIHFEYRMSARVSLGKNKAIVRIPIIASSGQKDQHILWAKDWIYKKIAKDPEFSKKYQPRAYENGSKIQVRQTEFTIFISESDKRITGTGKRIGTNIFIELPKNIDASVKQKMMSDIMSRVMSATYLNGVKSRVQSINEKFFRKEINVVRLRNNNSNWGSCSTNKNISLSSRLLLCPDFIFDYIIIHELAHLQHHNHSKAFWNLVECVMPEFKLAEKWLKKHGEEYHW, from the coding sequence ATGCTTAAACTAAAACCTTTCAAGGAAATACAAAAAATCAAATTCCTTGATTTTGAATTACCGCTTGAAATTCACTTTGAATACAGAATGTCTGCCAGAGTGTCGCTTGGTAAAAATAAGGCAATTGTACGTATTCCAATTATAGCCAGCAGCGGCCAAAAAGACCAACATATATTATGGGCAAAGGACTGGATCTATAAAAAAATTGCAAAAGATCCGGAGTTTAGTAAAAAATATCAACCTCGCGCGTATGAAAATGGATCGAAGATTCAGGTTAGACAAACTGAATTTACCATCTTTATATCGGAGTCAGACAAAAGAATAACAGGCACAGGAAAAAGAATTGGAACCAATATTTTTATAGAGTTACCTAAGAATATTGACGCATCTGTTAAACAAAAAATGATGAGTGACATCATGAGCAGAGTTATGTCTGCTACCTATCTAAATGGAGTCAAATCGAGAGTTCAATCAATCAATGAGAAGTTTTTCAGAAAAGAAATTAACGTTGTAAGATTAAGAAACAATAACAGCAATTGGGGTTCATGCAGTACCAATAAAAACATCAGTCTATCCTCCCGGCTTTTGTTATGCCCGGATTTTATTTTTGATTATATAATTATTCATGAATTGGCACACCTGCAGCATCACAATCATTCAAAAGCTTTCTGGAACCTGGTAGAATGCGTTATGCCTGAATTTAAATTAGCTGAAAAATGGTTGAAAAAACATGGTGAAGAATATCACTGGTAA